A region of Vespula vulgaris chromosome 1, iyVesVulg1.1, whole genome shotgun sequence DNA encodes the following proteins:
- the LOC127071033 gene encoding cytospin-A-like isoform X5, which yields MKKRCFSAPTEQHSLELDRLAEENEALRARLRNVAHSPLSDSEKQQLLLDASRLHNSAPASIAIPQDDSCTPNANLPQDSAQCTTPDWDKHSSSSISEVSVACLQDRILQMEETHYSTNEELQATIQELSDLQAQLTELQADNERLTEEKGVLLESLCRQTEKLEDSRSKVDTLQGLLLREEQPQESSKGYNTEREQKLVDLLKSAQEEREALLQKQEELTSELKNLRTTADANATEAERLRKCVHLLESTIETVNIERKQLDVELAEARQEGANRSIEISRLATLLDNARAKIEELEQSRQVESKSEADELLDAARREKDTLETQAAALQEQLARSHCDHDRLRDQYSQLQEEYKVARNNAKSAIDDLEYRLNQLKDERLSVSTELQLVRDSLAELQTQCQRHLEDKRELKAALSEAQRREREAQTHQYELERALAEERRLRQEESAEWEQFQTDLLMTVRVANDFKTEAQSELERVVLENKAQRDKLRTLEAQLDKLNKGDTTVSNNKVFDTTSRNKRKPTSIILKRGRTITKRPREIRRHISPTNFFKTIIKKNSYKITNNNTKLAPTNNTTKEQDIAELSKDETDLGNPCSVKEVIKVDEKLMSGKEIEFCPASTPKTRSPDTSTGLTILESKIVDPIKENIDEVSEKLSTEQSVNIQQSELYSEINNSIDIDLNNTLENENSNRKLYIPSSINVDKNATSKSSLLKNIKGIQSIDTNSYGINISNSRFFVPKNYVFSDIDSSMNDLKFEVDPEMSKLLQKSENKILNETDSNLISEISREKSLEDPLISKTTVTKDVLTSPNKQKSLHQFPEANNSTKEIVNLNDKKKRLFLKRYESKPSSEIVDSLLDNIQYKSKSNMTNYLKYKNFSTSLDNLDSYKITDNNDIIQTHRSYESLPIIDYEMKSKMIKEENSKSNQSTINNKKQNCVSVNDNEQSPIKRNYRSGHNTDTHTSVYKQRNIDVKAKITKSTIKSKDANYNSNNISTKFHLERDQLKDADSLNSPKKNTGKVIYECKNSKSFEYSKYNYLEKRNSYPSMSSIKHIPISPVCNKMHSITPSYTSNRTSNYTLRDRTQTSEQFSPTKILNKSFKDISKYNDLQSDRYLALCEANRLKRLKFLRMNLQTDYNIEDKKTQVSNSHVARKIPINNDNYSTSIVPEVSQNDTNYALLCKDRAIGRTSSLRDKFETIIEDVELRAGRRSLTGKTCDHPIDFSANQKVVQQPPARPASTPTETQQCVLTSVQQEMAARRKANISRQDSRLSVKCLIESIENATKQAKAGPGSRSSSTSSLNSIGTNDIMTLKSPLRDQQQINNLICTSNSPNNNKTQAAINRKPLSETKSAVPVVLSPGELLDSAALNVKAIDFVRRNSVTDLSERKDPLCGLIKNGGSKRNALLKWCQNKTLGYRNIDITNFSSSWNDGLALCAILHSYLPYKVPYDTLTPAEKRKNFSIAFSAAESVGIPTTLNIGEMCQLERPDWQQVMTYVTSIYKHFET from the exons ATGAAAAAACGTTGCTTTTCCGCACCGACG GAGCAGCATAGTCTGGAGTTAGATCGTCTCGCAGAAGAGAATGAAGCTCTTCGTGCCCGTCTTAGGAATGTAGCTCATTCTCCGTTATCTGATTCAGAGAAGCAGCAGTTGCTATTAGATGCATCAAGGCTTCATAATTCTGCACCAGCTTCGATTGCTATACCTCAAGATGATAGCTGTACACCAAATGCAAATCTACCACAAGACAGTGCGCAATGCACTACTCCGGATTGGGATAAACATTCCTCTAGCTCTATATCAGAAGTATCAGTGGCTTGTCTTCAAGACAGAATACTACAAATGGAAGAAACGCATTATTCCACTAATGAAGAGTTACAAGCAACTATTCAAGAATTGAGTGATTTACAA GCTCAATTAACGGAACTACAAGCTGACAATGAAAGattaacagaagaaaaaggtgTTCTTTTGGAATCATTGTGTCGACAAACAGAAAAGTTAGAAGATTCAAGATCAAAAGTTGACACTCTACAAGGGCTTTTATTAAGAGAAGAACAACCTCAAGAATCGTCCAAAGGTTATAACACAGAAAGGGAACAAAAATTAGTTGacttattaaaa AGTGCTCAAGAAGAACGGGAGGCTCTGCTTCAAAAACAAGAGGAATTAACGtcggaattaaaaaatttaagaacGACCGCCGATGCTAATGCTACGGAAGCGgaaagattaagaaaatgtGTCCACTTGCTTGAATCTACTATAGAAACAGTCAATATAGAACGTAAACAATTGGATGTAGAATTAGCGGAAGCGCGTCAAGAGGGTGCGAACAGAAGTATAGAAATAAGCAGATTAGCTACCTTACTGGATAATGCCAGAGCTAAGATTGAAGAGTTAGAGCAGTCAAGGCAAGTAGAAAGTAAAAGTGAAGCTGATGAATTGTTAGACGCGGCAAGACGTGAAAAAGATACGTTAGAAACGCAAGCTGCAGCCTTGCAAGAACAACTGGCACGTTCGCATTGTGATCATGATCGTCTTAGAGATCAATATTCTCAACTTCAAGAAGAATACAAG GTTGCTCGAAATAATGCTAAATCAGCTATCGATGACTTGGAATATAgattaaatcaattaaaagaCGAACGACTTTCTGTCAGTACGGAATTACAATTAGTAAGAGATTCTTTGGCAGAATTACAAACACAATGTCAAAGACATctagaagataaaagagaattgaAGGCTGCTCTTAGCGAAGCACAAAGAAGAGAACGGGAAGCACAAACTCATCAGTACGAGTTGGAACGTGCTTTAGCTGAGGAACGTAGATTGAGACAAGAAGAAAGTGCTGAATGGGAACAATTCCAGACGGATCTACTTATGACTGTTAGAGTTGCGAATGACTTTAAAACTGAGGCTCAAAGCGAATTAGAACGTGTAGTTTTGGAAAACAAAGCGCAAAGAGATAAATTGAGAACATTAGAGGCTCAGCTAGATAAACTTAATAAAG GCGATACCACAGTGTCCAACAATAAAGTATTTGATACTACTAgcagaaataaacgaaaaccGACTAGCATTATTTTGAAACGTGGACGTACTATTACAAAACGTCCTCGTGAGATAAGGCGGCACATATCACCTaccaatttttttaaaacgataatcaaaaaaaattcatacaagataacaaataataataccaaACTCGCTCCTACTAATAATACAACAAAGGAACAAGATATTGCAGAGTTATCAAAAGATGAAACAGATCTAGGTAATCCATGCTCTGTCAAAGAAGTAATTAAAgtagatgaaaaattaatgtcTGGTAAAGAGATTGAATTTTGTCCAGCTTCTACTCCAAAAACTAGAAGTCCTGATACGAGTACGGGATTAACTATATTAGAAAGTAAGATCGTAGAtccgataaaagaaaacatcgaTGAAGTATCTGAAAAATTATCTACTGAACAATCTGTAAATATCCAACAGAGTGAATTATATTCAGAGATAAATAATAGCATAGATATAGATTTAAACAACACTCTAGAGAACGAGAATAGTAATCGTAAACTTTATATTCCCAGCTCAATTAATGTAGATAAAAATGCAACTTCTAAAAGCTCTCtactaaaaaatatcaaaggaaTTCAAAGTATTGATACAAATTCATATGGtatcaatatttcaaatagTAGATTTTTTGTACCAAAGAATTACGTATTTTCTGACATTGACAGTTCAATGAATGATCTCAAATTTGAAGTAGATCCTGAGATGAGCAAATTATTgcaaaaaagtgaaaataaaattcttaatgAAACAGATTCAAATCTAATCTCAGAAATCAGCAGAGAAAAATCTTTGGAAGATCCACTAATATCTAAAACAACAGTGACCAAAGATGTTCTTACATCACCCAATAAACAAAAATCCTTGCATCAATTTCCTGAGGCAAATAATTCaacaaaagaaattgttaacttgaatgacaaaaagaaacgattatttttaaaaagatatgaatCCAAACCGAGTAGTGAAATAGTCGACTCTCTTTTGGATAACATACAGTATAAATCAAAGTCGAATATgactaattatttaaaatataaaaatttttctacatCATTAGATAATCTtgattcttataaaattactgataataatgatattattcaaACTCATAGAAGTTACGAATCTCTTCCGATTATTGATtatgaaatgaaaagtaaaatgataaaggaagaaaattccAAAAGTAATCAATCcactataaataataaaaaacaaaattgtgtTTCTGTTAATGACAATGAACAATCTCCTATAAAACGTAATTATCGTTCAGGACATAATACAGATACACATACTTCAGTTTACAAACAAAGGAATATCGATGTAAAGGCAAAAATAACTAAAAGTACCATAAAAAGTAAAGATGCCAATTACAATTCAAATAATATCTCTACtaaatttcatttagaaaGAGATCAATTGAAAGATGCAGATTCCTTGAACTCTCCAAAAAAGAATACAGGAAAAGTAATTTATGAATGCAAGAATTCTAAATCTTttgaatattcaaaatataattatttagaaaagcGTAATTCTTATCCATCTATGTCTTCTATAAAGCATATTCCTATATCTCCTGTTTGCAACAAGATGCATTCTATAACACCATCATACACATCAAATAGAACTTCAAACTATACTTTAAGAGACAGAACTCAAACGTCAGAACAATTTTCTCCTACTAAAATTCTAAACAAATCATTCAAAGATATATCCAAATATAATGATTTACAAAGTGACAGATATCTAGCTTTATGTGAAGCTAATCGTTTGAAACGcttgaaatttttaagaatGAATTTGCAAACAGATTACAatatagaagataaaaagacacAAGTTAGTAATAGTCATGTTGCTAGAAAAATACCAATAAACAATGACAATTATAGTACGAGTATAGTGCCTGAAGTCTCACAAAACGATACTAATTATGCCTTGCTATGCAAGGATCGAGCGATAGGTCGTACATCATCCTTGAGAGACAAATTTGAGACTATCATAGAAGATGTGGAACTGAGAGCAGGTCGACGTTCGTTAACAGGAAAAACTTGCGACC aTCCGATCGATTTTTCAGCAAATCAGAAAGTTGTACAACAACCACCTGCAAGGCCAGCGAGTACACCAACAGAAACACAACAATGTGTTTTAACAAGTGTACAACAGGAAATGGCTGCACGACGAAAGGCTAATATTTCGCGCCAAGATTCCAGATTATCTGTTAAATGTTTAATAGAAAGTATTGAAAATGCTACAAAACAAGCTAAAGCTG gaCCGGGAAGTCGTAGTAGTTCAACATCGTCTTTAAATTCTATAGGGACAAATGATATAATGACACTGAAATCTCCTCTCAGAGATCAGCAACAAATAAACAACTTAATCTGTACATCAAATTctccaaataataataaaacacaGGCAGCAATAAATAGGAAACCATTATCAG AAACAAAGTCAGCAGTACCCGTGGTTTTAAGTCCTGGTGAACTTTTGGATTCTGCTGCACTAAATGTCAAGGCTATTGATTTCGTTCGTCGAAATAGTGTGACAGATTTATCAGAACGTAAAGATCCTCTTTGTGGGTTGATCAAGAATGGAGGTTCTAAGAGAAATGCATTACTTAAATGGTGTCAAAACAAGACATTAGGctatcgaaatatcgatataaCTAATTTTAGCAGCTCTTGGAACGATGGCTTAGCTCTTTGCGCTATTCTTCATTCTTATCTCCCATATAAAGTACCATATGATACTTTAACACCTgctgaaaaacgaaaaaatttttccattgCATTCTCTGCTGCTGAAAGTGTTGGCATACCTACAACCTTG AATATAGGAGAAATGTGTCAACTGGAACGACCCGATTGGCAACAAGTCATGACATATGTGACTagtatttataaacattttgaaACGTAA